The Gemmata palustris genome includes a region encoding these proteins:
- a CDS encoding CheR family methyltransferase, with product MKPGGDEIDLPVGTFIILRDIIRDRIGVSFDDDKRGLLAGKVGDRLRALNLTSFLDYYYLLKYGPGSDEEWPRLTDALSVQETYFWRELDQVRALVDVLVPQHVSAGRGPVRVWSAACATGEEPLSIAIALNEAGWFGRADIEVWASDISPAALEKAAGGVYRERSFRALPPELREKYFTPTAGGSKVAPDLHARIKFVTANLLDPASTTNLATAPFIFCRNVFIYFSAATVARVVRGFADRMPSPGFLFPGVSESLLRATTAFQLEEVGRAFVYVKR from the coding sequence ATGAAGCCCGGGGGCGACGAGATCGATTTACCGGTCGGCACGTTCATCATCCTGCGGGACATCATCCGCGACCGGATCGGCGTTTCGTTCGACGACGACAAGCGCGGCCTGTTGGCCGGGAAGGTCGGGGACCGGCTCCGTGCGCTGAACCTGACGTCGTTCCTCGACTACTACTACTTGCTGAAGTACGGCCCCGGCTCGGACGAGGAGTGGCCGCGCCTCACGGACGCGCTCTCCGTTCAAGAGACCTATTTCTGGCGCGAACTCGATCAGGTCCGCGCGCTGGTCGATGTACTCGTTCCGCAACACGTATCGGCCGGGCGCGGACCGGTGCGGGTGTGGTCGGCCGCGTGCGCGACCGGGGAGGAGCCGCTCAGCATCGCGATCGCGTTGAACGAAGCCGGGTGGTTCGGCCGGGCGGACATCGAAGTGTGGGCCAGCGACATAAGTCCGGCCGCACTCGAGAAGGCCGCGGGGGGGGTGTATCGTGAGCGGTCGTTTCGCGCATTGCCGCCCGAACTCCGCGAGAAATACTTCACGCCCACGGCCGGTGGGTCGAAAGTGGCCCCGGATTTGCACGCTCGTATCAAGTTCGTCACCGCGAACTTGCTGGACCCGGCTTCGACAACTAACTTGGCGACCGCGCCGTTCATCTTTTGTCGGAACGTTTTCATCTACTTCTCGGCCGCGACCGTCGCGCGGGTCGTGCGCGGATTCGCGGATCGGATGCCGAGCCCCGGGTTTTTGTTCCCGGGCGTCTCGGAATCGCTGCTCCGGGCGACGACCGCCTTTCAACTGGAAGAAGTTGGACGGGCGTTCGTGTACGTGAAGCGCTGA
- a CDS encoding chemotaxis protein CheC, producing MTLTEGQKDAVTELVNIAFSRTAAALSEITGNRVELAVPEVSAHPISGLLPALGRFVRGEVATVHQIFGGPVSGDAFLLLDIEGAAKLVGLLADAGAPTTQMGASAREVLAEVGNILLNACLGVFGDLLQVRFTFAVPRLHLDSLGSMLDSLVIGEDEIRHALLVGARFRVRASEVTGCMVLVLGVSSLDLFVQAIEEWAERVTHS from the coding sequence GTGACGCTCACCGAGGGCCAGAAAGACGCCGTGACGGAGCTGGTGAACATTGCCTTCTCGCGGACGGCGGCCGCACTGTCGGAGATCACCGGGAACCGGGTCGAACTCGCGGTACCGGAAGTGTCCGCGCACCCGATTAGTGGGTTGCTCCCCGCACTCGGTCGGTTCGTCCGCGGGGAAGTGGCGACCGTCCACCAGATTTTCGGGGGGCCGGTTTCGGGCGACGCATTTCTCCTGCTGGACATCGAAGGGGCGGCCAAACTCGTCGGGCTGCTGGCCGACGCCGGCGCGCCGACCACGCAGATGGGCGCTTCGGCCCGCGAGGTACTTGCCGAGGTCGGGAACATCTTGCTCAACGCGTGCCTCGGCGTGTTCGGTGACCTGCTCCAGGTGCGGTTCACGTTCGCGGTCCCGCGGCTCCACCTGGATTCGCTCGGCTCGATGCTCGATTCCCTGGTCATCGGGGAGGACGAGATCCGGCACGCGCTGCTCGTCGGTGCGCGGTTCCGCGTGCGCGCGAGCGAGGTGACCGGGTGCATGGTTCTGGTGCTGGGGGTGAGTTCGCTGGACCTGTTCGTCCAAGCGATCGAGGAGTGGGCGGAGCGGGTTACTCATTCCTAG
- a CDS encoding methyl-accepting chemotaxis protein gives MATESIDIGRLREETEGVVSAIDELTRIAAQTLSGTTAQTQSLGDATSSANETAASLKETAGQAAAVANSMEELASSVNEMAASIEQVNANTVQFNTALTETAAAMEETAASIQGVTGKAQEMATAAAEVRAAVVEVAASVKGVSDDTSALAASVEESGTAVEEMARSIQGVAKSADEMTTAAETAASAINEMASSTEQMAATAESLTAEVEGVATGIEQVARSAAVVAQNAEKITEVAGAAATSATQLDRSIHAVAELAKQADEVTRRVARDAEDGGAAVQKSINGLSRVRDSMTQSAGAIKEMGKRAGEIGGIVSTINMIAERTNLLSLNASIEAARAGEAGRGFAVVAEEIRNLANRAAQATADIAAIVRGLQDAVQDAVATSNEGAKVAQESGQLAEDGMAGLKKILGGVQGTSQLVAQIARASDEQLQAGHQVVTGINTTVTQARQAAIASAEQTRAAQGIVQATGQMRKIARQVSQAMGEQGRAARDIIKSGQATRTLAQQVRNATGEQAAGAGQLTQALMSMRKGAANTARAVAEQATAADEVAREVDRLVRLIGDVTRAMSEQATASNQVAKAVEDMRRQSGQVAQAIGEQSRATKDMTVAAEHVSKQMALITRANREHSTAGEAIQRALVEIRDVTERTARGVQESHRAADGLRARTVALTALTNKLGRTAPAPRPRRGGTK, from the coding sequence ATGGCCACCGAGTCCATCGATATCGGGCGCCTCCGAGAAGAGACCGAGGGCGTCGTTTCCGCGATCGACGAGTTGACGCGAATCGCCGCACAAACTCTGAGTGGCACGACGGCCCAAACTCAGTCCCTCGGGGACGCCACCAGTTCGGCGAACGAGACCGCGGCGTCCCTCAAGGAAACCGCGGGGCAGGCCGCCGCGGTCGCCAATTCGATGGAGGAGCTGGCCTCGTCCGTCAACGAAATGGCCGCGTCCATCGAGCAGGTGAACGCCAACACCGTGCAGTTCAACACGGCCCTGACCGAGACCGCGGCCGCTATGGAAGAAACGGCCGCGTCCATTCAGGGGGTGACCGGAAAGGCCCAGGAGATGGCGACGGCGGCGGCCGAGGTGCGCGCCGCCGTCGTGGAAGTGGCGGCGTCGGTCAAGGGCGTCAGCGACGACACGAGTGCCCTGGCCGCGTCCGTCGAGGAGAGCGGGACCGCCGTCGAGGAGATGGCCCGGTCGATTCAGGGCGTGGCCAAGAGCGCCGACGAGATGACCACCGCGGCCGAGACCGCGGCGTCGGCCATCAACGAGATGGCGTCCTCCACGGAGCAGATGGCGGCCACGGCCGAGAGCCTGACCGCCGAGGTCGAGGGGGTCGCGACCGGCATCGAACAGGTCGCGCGGTCGGCCGCGGTCGTGGCCCAGAACGCCGAGAAGATCACGGAAGTCGCGGGCGCGGCGGCGACGAGCGCCACCCAGCTCGACCGGTCCATCCACGCCGTCGCGGAGCTGGCGAAGCAGGCGGACGAGGTGACGCGCCGGGTCGCCCGGGACGCCGAGGACGGCGGCGCCGCGGTGCAGAAGTCGATCAACGGGTTGAGCCGGGTCCGCGACTCCATGACCCAGTCGGCGGGCGCGATCAAGGAAATGGGCAAACGGGCGGGAGAGATCGGCGGGATCGTGTCGACCATCAACATGATCGCCGAGCGGACCAACCTCCTGTCGCTGAACGCATCGATCGAGGCCGCCCGGGCCGGCGAAGCCGGGCGCGGGTTCGCCGTTGTCGCCGAGGAGATTCGGAACCTCGCCAACCGCGCGGCCCAGGCCACCGCCGACATCGCCGCGATCGTCCGGGGGCTGCAGGACGCGGTCCAGGACGCCGTCGCCACGTCCAACGAGGGCGCGAAAGTGGCCCAGGAGAGCGGCCAGCTCGCCGAAGACGGCATGGCCGGGCTGAAGAAGATTCTCGGCGGGGTGCAGGGGACGAGCCAACTCGTCGCCCAGATCGCGCGGGCCTCCGACGAGCAGCTCCAGGCCGGGCACCAGGTCGTTACGGGAATTAACACGACGGTGACCCAGGCCCGGCAAGCCGCGATCGCGTCCGCGGAACAGACGCGCGCGGCGCAGGGGATCGTTCAAGCGACCGGGCAGATGCGGAAGATCGCGCGGCAAGTGTCCCAGGCGATGGGCGAGCAGGGGCGCGCGGCGCGCGACATCATTAAATCCGGTCAGGCGACCCGCACCCTGGCCCAGCAGGTTCGCAACGCGACCGGCGAACAGGCGGCGGGCGCCGGCCAGCTCACGCAGGCCCTGATGTCGATGAGAAAAGGCGCGGCCAATACCGCCCGGGCGGTCGCGGAGCAGGCCACGGCCGCCGACGAGGTCGCGCGCGAGGTGGACCGGCTCGTCCGGCTCATCGGGGACGTCACGCGGGCCATGAGTGAACAGGCCACCGCCTCGAACCAGGTGGCGAAGGCCGTCGAAGACATGCGCCGGCAGTCCGGGCAAGTGGCCCAGGCCATTGGCGAGCAGAGCCGGGCCACGAAAGACATGACGGTCGCTGCGGAACACGTCTCCAAACAGATGGCCCTCATCACGCGCGCCAACCGGGAGCACTCGACGGCGGGGGAGGCGATTCAGCGGGCGCTCGTCGAGATCCGCGACGTCACCGAGCGCACGGCCCGGGGCGTCCAGGAGTCGCACCGGGCCGCGGACGGCTTGCGGGCGCGCACGGTTGCACTGACCGCACTCACGAACAAACTGGGACGAACCGCCCCCGCCCCCCGACCGCGCAGGGGCGGAACGAAGTAG
- a CDS encoding response regulator has product MARILVVDDSALSRRVSRRILEGAGHSVADVADGLTALERYALDKPDLVLLDVTMNEMDGLEVLRQLRVMDSAAVVVMATADVQSSTRALAETGGASGFVSKPLSAETVLRAVDAALVGQGGAK; this is encoded by the coding sequence ATGGCACGAATTCTGGTCGTGGACGATTCCGCCCTGTCGCGGCGCGTGTCCCGCCGCATCTTGGAAGGCGCGGGCCACTCGGTGGCCGACGTCGCGGACGGGCTGACCGCGCTGGAGCGGTACGCGCTCGACAAGCCGGACCTCGTTCTGCTCGACGTGACGATGAACGAAATGGACGGGCTGGAAGTGCTCCGCCAGCTCAGGGTGATGGACTCCGCGGCCGTGGTCGTAATGGCCACCGCGGACGTTCAAAGCTCCACGCGCGCGCTGGCCGAGACCGGGGGCGCGTCCGGGTTCGTGTCGAAGCCGCTGAGCGCGGAAACGGTCCTCCGGGCCGTCGACGCCGCCCTGGTCGGGCAGGGGGGCGCGAAGTGA
- the cheB gene encoding chemotaxis-specific protein-glutamate methyltransferase CheB, whose protein sequence is MNDVVKVLIVDDSAYVRKAVRQMLSRSPFIEVVGAARDGEEALELVEQLRPDVVTLDLHMPRSDGLDFLKKQMSRRPVPVIVLSAASESGELVMQALDAGAVDVVQKPTALATDKVFEIADDLVATVKAVAAARVPALVNESRPQTAAPRATPKAGKTDVLLIGVSTGGPQALKRIVPQFPTDFPIPIAMVLHMPVGYTELFARSLGEVSQVKVAEAQEGDVFRPGLALLAPAGYHLSCVRRADGAVVARLGLRPLDTTHRPAVDVLFRSAAEVYGDRVLAVVLTGMGSDGTQGAAWIKAQGGRVFTEAEETCVVYGMPRSVAEAGLSDRVVPLNRMTEVILGAL, encoded by the coding sequence GTGAACGACGTCGTGAAGGTTTTAATCGTGGACGACTCGGCTTACGTCCGCAAGGCCGTGCGCCAGATGCTGTCGCGCAGCCCCTTCATCGAGGTCGTCGGCGCGGCACGCGATGGGGAGGAGGCGCTGGAACTGGTCGAACAGCTCCGGCCCGATGTCGTGACCCTCGACCTCCACATGCCGAGGTCCGACGGGCTGGACTTTCTGAAGAAGCAAATGAGCCGGCGCCCGGTTCCCGTGATCGTCCTGAGTGCCGCCAGCGAGAGCGGCGAGTTGGTCATGCAGGCACTCGACGCCGGGGCCGTGGACGTCGTGCAGAAGCCGACCGCGCTCGCGACCGACAAGGTGTTTGAGATCGCCGACGACCTGGTGGCAACGGTCAAAGCGGTCGCCGCGGCGCGCGTGCCCGCGCTGGTGAACGAATCGCGCCCCCAGACCGCGGCACCCCGTGCGACTCCAAAAGCCGGAAAAACTGACGTTTTGCTGATCGGTGTTTCGACCGGCGGCCCCCAGGCGCTGAAGCGGATCGTTCCCCAATTCCCGACCGATTTTCCGATCCCGATCGCGATGGTTCTGCACATGCCGGTGGGGTACACCGAGCTCTTTGCTCGGAGCTTGGGTGAGGTGTCTCAAGTGAAAGTGGCCGAGGCGCAAGAGGGGGACGTGTTTCGCCCCGGGCTCGCGCTCCTGGCCCCGGCCGGGTACCACCTGTCGTGCGTCCGCCGGGCGGACGGGGCGGTTGTCGCCCGGCTCGGGCTACGGCCCCTCGACACGACCCACCGGCCGGCCGTGGACGTGCTGTTCCGGTCCGCCGCCGAAGTGTACGGGGACCGCGTGCTCGCGGTCGTGCTCACCGGAATGGGTTCGGACGGAACCCAGGGCGCCGCGTGGATCAAGGCCCAGGGCGGGCGCGTGTTCACGGAGGCCGAGGAGACGTGCGTCGTTTACGGTATGCCGCGCTCGGTGGCCGAGGCCGGGTTGAGTGACCGCGTCGTCCCGCTGAATAGAATGACCGAAGTGATTCTGGGAGCGCTCTGA